The Acidimicrobiia bacterium sequence CCGCCGAATGGTACCGGTTGCAGGCGTCAATCAGACAACGTGCCGTCGACCCGAAATGCGCAAAGCAAGCGGTTCGGGCTCAGCCCTGAACCGAAAATGATCATGCAGTCGGCCGAAATTGGTCGCGGAGGCCCCTATTCTGCGACAATCGCCTTTGCCCGCCTCCCGAAAGACCCTTGATGTCCGGCAACGCCGCCTTCAATCTGATCGACACTGCCATTGTCTCCGTTGCTCATGTGGATGCACCGGAGGTGGTTACTTCCGCAGAATTCGACGAGATCCTTGCCGAGACCTACGAGCGGGTCGGCGCTCAACCGGGACTTCTCGAGAGCCTCGCCGGCATCCGTGAGCGCCGCTGGTGGCCCGAAGGGCATCTTTTCACCGATGCAGCTGCCGCAGCCGGAGCAAAGGCGATCGAGGCCAGCGGCGTCCGGGTCGAAGAGATCGGCTTGCTGATCGACACTTCGGTCTGCCGCGATCGGCTCGAACCGTCTTCCGCGGTCACGGTCCACAATGCGCTCGATCTCCCCAGCTGGTGTCTCAATTTCGACCTCTCCAACGCCTGCCTCGGGTTCGTCAATGCACTCCAGGTGGCCGGCAACATGATCGACGCCGGACAGATCAACTATGCCCTGATCGTCGACGGCGAGGGCAGCCGCCTCATTCAGCAGAGAACCCTGGAACGGCTCTCGAGTCCCGATGCGACCATGGCCGACCTCTTCGCCGAATTCGCATCGCTGACGCTCGGCTCGGGAGGGGCCGCCGCAGTCGTTGGACGGCACTCTGAGAACCCCGGGAGCCACAAGGTGGTTGGTGGGGTGGCCAGGGCTGACACGAGTCACCACAACCTGTGTATCGGGGATATGAACCAGATGCGTACGGATACCAGAGGTCTTCTGGATGCCGGACTGCAGGTCTCCAAGCTGGGCTGGATCGATGCAGAGGAGCGGGGCTGGCTGGAGGTCGACCGCTACATCGTCCATCAGATCTCACTGGTGCACACGACGATGCTGTGTGAGCACCTGGGAATAGACATGGCCAAGGTTCCGCTCACGTTCCCGTACCTCGGCAACGTCGGCCCGGCGTCGATTCCCATCACTCTGTCCCGGGAAGCCGACTCACTCCTGGCCGGGGATAAAGTCCTCCTGATGGGGATGGGGTCCGGCATCAATGCATCGGTGATTGAACTGGTCTGGTGACCGCCGGTTCGACGTCGCCGGCCGCACTTCCTCCGTCCGGCCTGGCCGGTCTCGAACCCGGGTGGTCGCGGCTCGTCACGACAGCGGGCCTCGACGGAGCCGGCCGAACCTGGCACGTGCTCGACAACGGTGCGCAAGATCCGACCCTCACCCTGCTGTGTGTGCACGGCAACCCGACCTGGTCGTATCTCTGGCGTGAGCTGATCGCCGGCGCCCCGCCAACGGTG is a genomic window containing:
- a CDS encoding 3-oxoacyl-ACP synthase III, whose protein sequence is MSGNAAFNLIDTAIVSVAHVDAPEVVTSAEFDEILAETYERVGAQPGLLESLAGIRERRWWPEGHLFTDAAAAAGAKAIEASGVRVEEIGLLIDTSVCRDRLEPSSAVTVHNALDLPSWCLNFDLSNACLGFVNALQVAGNMIDAGQINYALIVDGEGSRLIQQRTLERLSSPDATMADLFAEFASLTLGSGGAAAVVGRHSENPGSHKVVGGVARADTSHHNLCIGDMNQMRTDTRGLLDAGLQVSKLGWIDAEERGWLEVDRYIVHQISLVHTTMLCEHLGIDMAKVPLTFPYLGNVGPASIPITLSREADSLLAGDKVLLMGMGSGINASVIELVW